Genomic DNA from Peribacillus simplex NBRC 15720 = DSM 1321:
GAATGTGAAGATTTATGAAAATGGTGACTTTGTGGAAACATCCCATCATACCCAGGATGGATCTATCAATATACAGGGCGTCGTGGAAGAATTGAATAAGCAAAATTATACTGGTTATGTCAGACCGGATCATGGCCGCCATATATGGGGTGAAGTTTGCCGCCCAGGTTATGGTTTATATGACAGAGCACTGGGAATCATGTATTTGCTCGGATTATGGGATGCATATGAAGCTGGTAAATCAGGTGTTGAATCATGATTCCCATCCATGAAAACTTATCAAACAGGGTGGCAGTGATCACTGGAGGAAGCGGTGTTTTATGTTCCAAAATGGCTGTGGAATTGGCCCGTCATGGTGTCAAGATAGCTATTTTGAACAGAACGGCCGAAAAAGGGCAAGAAGTGGTCGAACTCATTGAACAAACAGGGGGCACTGCGATATCCATTGCGGCAGACGTTTTGGATAGAACCTCATTGGAGAATGCAAGAGGAAAAATAATAGAAACATTCGGAAGAGTGGATCTATTAATAAATGGAGCTGGAGGCAATCATCCTGATGCCATTACAGCTCCAGAGAAATATGGGGAAGAAGCAGAAGGAAAATCCTTTTTTGATTTAGATGAAAATGGTTTCTCCCAGGTTTTTGCCAGTAATTTCACCGGTACATTTTTGGCCAGCCAGGTTTTTGGGAAAGAGTTATTGCAAGTGGAAGCACCAGTTATCCTAAACATATCTTCCATGAGCGCATACGCTCCAATGACTAAAGTACCAGCATATAGTGCTGCCAAAGCTTCGATAAATAATTTTACCATGTGGATGGCAGTTCATTTTGCCGAAGAAGGTTTACGGGTGAATGCCATTGCTCCAGGATTCTTTTTGACGAAGCAAAATCGGGATCTTCTGCTTAATGAAGACGGCAGCCTGACGGCAAGGTCAAATAAAATCATAACTTCAACACCCATGAAGCGTTTTGGGCAACCTGAAGATTTACTTGGTACCTTGCTTTGGCTCGTTGATGAATCCTATTCGGGTTTTGTTACAGGAATTACGGTACCAGTCGATGGGGGTTTCATGGCATACTCAGGCGTCTGAATTCAGATCTAATAAAAAGGCAATCAAGTGACCTATTGTATATTAGTTGATTGAATTTGTTACACGGTATGGGAAATTGACTTTTTTACTGCATCAGAAGGTGATTGTAAAGCTTTACTTATTATAATAGAATATTCCTTATATACTAAGCCATTTTATTTTATGGAATTAGCCAGAGAAATGAAATCACACGACAGGAATGAATGAAATGAAAACCATTACAATTACTGATGTCGCCAATCACGCGAAAGTATCAAAAAGCACAGTTTCCCAATACCTGAACAAGCGATACGAGTATATGAGTGAAA
This window encodes:
- a CDS encoding SDR family oxidoreductase produces the protein MIPIHENLSNRVAVITGGSGVLCSKMAVELARHGVKIAILNRTAEKGQEVVELIEQTGGTAISIAADVLDRTSLENARGKIIETFGRVDLLINGAGGNHPDAITAPEKYGEEAEGKSFFDLDENGFSQVFASNFTGTFLASQVFGKELLQVEAPVILNISSMSAYAPMTKVPAYSAAKASINNFTMWMAVHFAEEGLRVNAIAPGFFLTKQNRDLLLNEDGSLTARSNKIITSTPMKRFGQPEDLLGTLLWLVDESYSGFVTGITVPVDGGFMAYSGV